Proteins from a single region of Sphingomonas sp.:
- the yihA gene encoding ribosome biogenesis GTP-binding protein YihA/YsxC yields MTEAFEPEAIETARKAFAGPVAFLKSAPALEHLPSPVVNEVAFAGRSNVGKSSLLNALTNRNGLARTSNTPGRTQELNFFDVGDPLQFRLVDMPGYGFAKAPKDMVRKWRYLVNDYLRGRQALKRALVLIDARHGIKDVDREILEMLDSAAVSYRIILTKADKIKASELAEVTARTAEEARKRAAAHPDIIQTSSEKGLGIPELRAAVLEAIG; encoded by the coding sequence GTGACCGAGGCTTTCGAACCGGAAGCGATCGAAACCGCGCGCAAGGCGTTTGCGGGGCCGGTCGCCTTCCTCAAGTCCGCGCCCGCGCTCGAACACCTGCCCTCGCCGGTGGTGAACGAGGTCGCGTTCGCGGGCCGTTCGAACGTCGGCAAGTCGTCGCTGCTCAACGCGCTGACCAACCGCAACGGCTTGGCGCGCACGTCGAACACCCCAGGGCGGACGCAGGAGCTCAACTTCTTCGATGTCGGCGATCCGCTGCAATTCCGGCTGGTCGACATGCCGGGCTATGGCTTCGCCAAGGCGCCCAAGGACATGGTCCGAAAGTGGCGCTATCTGGTGAACGACTATCTGCGCGGGCGGCAGGCGCTGAAGCGCGCCCTGGTCCTCATCGACGCCCGCCACGGCATCAAGGATGTCGATCGCGAGATCCTCGAAATGCTCGACAGCGCCGCGGTCAGCTACCGGATCATCCTGACCAAGGCCGACAAGATCAAGGCGAGCGAGCTGGCGGAAGTCACCGCGCGCACCGCCGAGGAAGCCCGCAAGCGCGCCGCCGCGCACCCCGACATCATCCAGACCTCGAGCGAAAAGGGCCTGGGCATTCCCGAACTGCGCGCTGCGGTACTAGAAGCGATCGGCTGA
- a CDS encoding gamma-glutamylcyclotransferase family protein, which yields MDETLLFACGTLTLEKVHVALFGRVLPYDEDALPGYTKRTVVLDDPEILSTTGTGTHLSMVPCDTPGASVPGRAMRLTEAELARMDPHQNAHHRRTRVTLASGREAWAYLGG from the coding sequence ATGGACGAGACATTGCTGTTCGCCTGCGGGACGCTGACGCTCGAAAAGGTCCATGTGGCTCTGTTCGGACGTGTTCTACCCTATGACGAAGACGCGCTGCCAGGCTACACCAAGCGTACCGTCGTGCTCGACGATCCCGAGATTCTGTCGACCACCGGCACCGGCACCCATCTGTCGATGGTGCCGTGCGACACGCCGGGCGCTTCGGTGCCCGGTCGGGCGATGCGGCTGACCGAAGCCGAGCTGGCGCGGATGGACCCTCACCAGAACGCGCATCACCGCCGCACCCGCGTCACCCTCGCCTCGGGCCGCGAAGCCTGGGCCTATCTCGGCGGCTGA
- a CDS encoding heparan-alpha-glucosaminide N-acetyltransferase domain-containing protein, translating into MNATNGTPAPRLEGLDIFRGITVAMMILVNTPGSDRIWWPLDHAEWHGFTPTDLIFPAFLCAMGVALGLSFPRKVDAALWKRVAWRTFALIAIGWAWQLLVRPDLANLRFFGVFPRLGLCYGLTATIAILTARRDAGGRAHLRWQALAGAAAATLLFYWTAMALGGDFTPEGNLAGWVDRTLVGTQHIWRHGKDAAGNIVYDPEGLFSTIPALANVLLGILAAMAWKRDPERALRWIAVAGIALIAIGLAMAPWFPINKKLWTSSFALLTSGLSGLLLVISVLAVRAPAIRTALAPFRVFGMNAILGYILSLLIGLAGMRLGFQAWGFSRLQGWVGDPWLASFLYALAITMIVLAILLPLHRRGIHLRL; encoded by the coding sequence ATGAACGCTACCAACGGCACGCCGGCACCGCGCCTTGAGGGCCTCGACATTTTTCGCGGCATCACCGTCGCGATGATGATCCTGGTCAACACTCCCGGCTCGGACCGGATCTGGTGGCCGCTCGATCATGCCGAATGGCATGGCTTCACCCCCACCGACCTCATCTTCCCCGCCTTTCTCTGCGCGATGGGCGTGGCGCTCGGCCTCAGCTTCCCGCGCAAGGTCGATGCGGCGTTGTGGAAGCGCGTCGCCTGGCGCACCTTCGCGCTGATCGCGATCGGCTGGGCGTGGCAATTGCTGGTCCGCCCCGATCTCGCCAATCTCCGCTTCTTCGGCGTCTTCCCCCGCCTCGGCCTGTGCTACGGCCTGACCGCCACCATCGCGATCCTCACCGCGCGCCGCGATGCCGGGGGCCGGGCGCACCTGCGCTGGCAGGCGTTAGCGGGAGCGGCCGCCGCCACACTGCTTTTCTACTGGACGGCAATGGCGCTAGGCGGCGACTTCACCCCCGAAGGCAATCTTGCCGGCTGGGTCGATCGCACCCTGGTCGGCACCCAGCATATCTGGCGCCACGGCAAGGATGCCGCGGGCAATATCGTCTACGATCCCGAAGGGCTGTTCTCGACCATCCCCGCCCTCGCCAACGTGTTGCTCGGCATCCTCGCGGCGATGGCGTGGAAACGCGATCCCGAGCGGGCGCTGCGCTGGATCGCAGTCGCCGGTATTGCTCTGATCGCGATCGGCCTCGCGATGGCGCCCTGGTTCCCGATCAACAAGAAACTGTGGACCTCCAGCTTCGCGCTGCTCACCTCAGGCCTGTCGGGGCTGCTGCTGGTCATCTCGGTTCTCGCCGTCCGTGCCCCCGCGATCCGCACCGCACTCGCCCCGTTCCGCGTCTTCGGCATGAACGCGATCCTTGGCTACATCCTTTCGCTGCTGATCGGGCTGGCGGGAATGCGGCTCGGTTTCCAGGCATGGGGCTTCTCCCGCCTGCAGGGGTGGGTAGGCGATCCATGGCTCGCCTCTTTTCTCTATGCCCTCGCGATCACGATGATCGTCCTCGCGATCTTGCTCCCTTTGCATCGCCGGGGCATCCACCTCCGTCTCTGA
- a CDS encoding glutathione S-transferase family protein has translation MKLIIGNKAYSSWSLRGWLACKQSGIAFEEVVVPLYDENWDKRREGDEFAPSSGKVPILWDGEAVVWDSLAIVEYLNDKTGNGKFWPADPTARAMARSMAAEMHSGFASLRRKHTMNIRQVYPPKALDPDVAQELARIMELWAQARARFGGEGQFLFGDFGAADIMFAPVVTRIVTYSLPVPRFAQAYMLGVLQHPFMQDWIAGAQEEDWVIEQFETPTTE, from the coding sequence ATGAAGCTCATCATCGGCAACAAGGCCTATTCCTCCTGGTCGCTGCGCGGCTGGCTCGCGTGCAAGCAGTCGGGCATCGCGTTCGAGGAAGTCGTGGTTCCCCTCTACGACGAGAATTGGGACAAGCGCCGCGAGGGCGACGAATTCGCGCCCTCCTCGGGCAAGGTGCCGATCCTGTGGGATGGCGAGGCCGTGGTGTGGGACAGCCTCGCCATCGTCGAATATCTCAACGACAAGACGGGCAACGGGAAATTCTGGCCGGCCGATCCCACCGCCCGCGCCATGGCCCGTTCGATGGCGGCCGAGATGCATTCGGGTTTCGCGTCGCTTCGCCGCAAGCACACTATGAACATCCGCCAGGTCTATCCGCCCAAGGCGCTGGACCCCGATGTCGCGCAGGAACTGGCGCGGATCATGGAGCTCTGGGCGCAGGCGCGGGCCCGGTTTGGCGGCGAAGGCCAGTTCCTGTTCGGTGACTTCGGCGCCGCCGACATCATGTTCGCGCCGGTAGTGACCCGCATCGTCACCTATTCGCTCCCCGTTCCCCGCTTCGCCCAGGCCTATATGCTCGGCGTGCTCCAGCACCCCTTCATGCAGGACTGGATCGCCGGTGCGCAGGAAGAGGATTGGGTGATCGAGCAGTTCGAGACGCCAACGACGGAGTAG
- a CDS encoding cupin domain-containing protein: protein MPKLDLDTIPQTNATGYPSEYADVVAERWYRRLAPASGITDFGFSHVTLKPGAWSAQRHWHEGEDEFVVMLSGEAVLVDDSGEQPMRPGDVAAFAKNDGNGHVLQNRSDADCVFIAVGRPSETDCHYPDIDMHLFAGQGFRHKDGGSF, encoded by the coding sequence TTGCCCAAGCTCGATCTCGATACAATCCCGCAAACCAATGCGACCGGCTATCCGAGCGAATATGCCGATGTCGTGGCGGAGCGCTGGTATCGTCGGCTGGCCCCTGCCAGCGGGATCACTGACTTCGGCTTCAGCCACGTCACGCTCAAGCCCGGCGCCTGGTCGGCGCAGCGCCATTGGCATGAGGGCGAGGACGAGTTCGTCGTCATGCTGAGCGGCGAAGCGGTGCTTGTCGATGATTCGGGCGAACAGCCAATGCGCCCGGGCGACGTCGCCGCGTTCGCAAAGAATGACGGCAATGGTCACGTATTGCAGAACCGTAGCGATGCCGATTGCGTATTCATCGCGGTCGGGCGGCCCAGCGAAACCGACTGCCACTATCCCGATATCGACATGCATTTGTTCGCCGGCCAGGGTTTCCGGCACAAGGATGGCGGCAGCTTCTAG
- the dapE gene encoding succinyl-diaminopimelate desuccinylase, translated as MPPPPEREASLPDAIELTKALIAAESVTPARGGVFDVLEAALLPLGFKVERFVEGEAPDGPVENLLAVRTGAGPHFAFAGHLDVVPPGSGWTSGAFDPEVRGGLLYGRGAVDMKGAIAAFVSAVARVPEGMVSLIITGDEEGPATFGTPRLIERMAERGLKPNMCLVGEPTSAKRLGDTIKIGRRGSTVIDVAVIGQQGHVAYPHLADNPVPRLVRALAEIDAIVLDEGNAWFQPSNIEIIDLEVGNRATNVIPARASARISIRFNDMQRGDDLVSRVEQIVLRHAPDSVVEGRVYGEAFLTEPGALSSLVAGAIQSRLGIEAEFSTTGGTSDARFLSKVCPVVEFGLINATMHKLDEAVALADLEALADVYEEVLRRVQKH; from the coding sequence ATGCCACCTCCACCGGAACGGGAGGCAAGTTTGCCAGACGCCATCGAACTGACCAAGGCCCTGATCGCCGCCGAGAGCGTGACACCCGCGCGTGGCGGCGTGTTCGATGTGCTGGAGGCGGCGCTGCTCCCGCTCGGCTTCAAGGTCGAGCGCTTCGTCGAGGGCGAGGCGCCCGACGGCCCGGTCGAAAATCTTCTCGCCGTCCGTACCGGCGCCGGTCCCCATTTCGCCTTTGCCGGCCACCTCGATGTCGTCCCGCCGGGCAGCGGCTGGACCAGCGGCGCCTTCGACCCCGAAGTGCGCGGCGGCCTGCTCTACGGGCGCGGCGCGGTCGATATGAAGGGGGCCATCGCCGCCTTCGTTTCCGCCGTGGCGCGCGTGCCGGAAGGCATGGTCAGCCTGATCATCACCGGTGACGAGGAAGGCCCCGCCACCTTCGGCACCCCGCGCCTGATCGAGCGCATGGCCGAACGCGGCCTCAAGCCCAACATGTGCCTGGTCGGCGAGCCCACGTCCGCAAAGCGCCTCGGCGACACCATCAAGATCGGCCGCCGCGGCTCGACGGTGATCGATGTCGCCGTGATCGGCCAGCAGGGTCATGTCGCCTACCCGCACCTCGCCGACAATCCCGTGCCCCGGCTGGTCCGCGCCCTCGCCGAGATCGACGCGATCGTCCTCGATGAGGGCAATGCCTGGTTCCAGCCCTCGAACATCGAGATCATCGACCTCGAAGTCGGCAACCGCGCCACCAATGTCATCCCGGCCCGCGCTTCGGCCCGGATCAGCATCCGCTTCAACGATATGCAGCGCGGCGACGATCTGGTCAGCCGCGTCGAGCAGATCGTGCTCCGCCATGCGCCGGATTCGGTGGTCGAGGGCCGCGTCTATGGCGAAGCCTTCCTCACCGAGCCCGGCGCCTTGTCTTCGCTGGTGGCGGGCGCGATCCAGTCCAGGCTCGGAATCGAGGCCGAATTCTCCACCACCGGCGGCACTTCCGACGCCCGTTTCCTCTCCAAGGTCTGCCCGGTGGTCGAGTTCGGCCTGATCAACGCGACGATGCACAAGCTCGACGAAGCCGTGGCGCTCGCCGACCTCGAAGCGCTGGCTGACGTCTACGAGGAAGTGCTGCGGAGAGTCCAAAAGCACTAA
- a CDS encoding EAL domain-containing protein codes for MEGFSLKSRAIAFAMCAGAVAFILALAAASTPEMITVESAGRALIAAIVCGVMCWASAERTIASTAGSIDAAITRLAQAANGDLESAIPHEVGENVPQLANAMEGLFRQLHSNLESVQRLAMFDPVTSLANRTNFRRTAERMLADMPPGENAVLYFIDLDRFKAVNDTLGHATGDALLGMVANRLRAVADRFAGAGARAPLIGRLAGDEFTMFFPGLADLKDADRIGRGILFALSESFDLADQEVSIGASIGIAIRPEHGTTLHDLMRAADAAMYHAKAMGRGRAEHFTDQLAAEIAERAQLESDLREAVDKDQFALVFQPQVSATDGRIVAAEALLRWRHPDGLKMPGAFLQRAEETGLIVEIGEWVLQSVARTIARWGELGIGQRLAVNISQRQIDHANFFRRLREAMHAARAPAALLELEMTETLAMHCSSEVIDAIAALRADGATVAIDDFGTGYSNLSRLRELPVDRIKLDRSVIEQVANHAEARAIAQAMIGLIHGLGCEAVAEGIENEDQAAVLRVIGCDVLQGYAVAQPMAEDEFLAWARGVEPRRIAV; via the coding sequence GTGGAAGGATTCTCGCTAAAGAGCCGAGCCATCGCCTTTGCGATGTGCGCCGGGGCGGTGGCGTTCATCCTCGCCCTCGCCGCCGCATCGACTCCCGAAATGATCACCGTCGAATCGGCGGGCCGCGCGCTGATCGCCGCAATCGTCTGCGGCGTGATGTGCTGGGCATCCGCCGAGCGCACCATCGCCTCGACCGCGGGCTCGATCGACGCGGCGATCACCCGGCTGGCGCAGGCCGCGAACGGCGATCTCGAAAGCGCGATTCCACATGAGGTCGGCGAGAATGTGCCCCAGCTCGCCAATGCGATGGAGGGGTTGTTCCGCCAGCTGCATTCGAACCTTGAGAGCGTCCAGCGCCTGGCGATGTTCGATCCGGTGACCAGTCTCGCCAACCGCACCAATTTCCGCCGCACCGCCGAACGGATGCTCGCCGATATGCCGCCGGGCGAGAACGCGGTGCTCTATTTCATCGATCTCGACCGCTTCAAGGCGGTCAACGATACGCTCGGCCATGCCACCGGCGACGCCTTGCTCGGGATGGTCGCCAATCGCCTGCGGGCGGTGGCCGACCGCTTTGCCGGCGCAGGCGCGCGCGCGCCGCTGATCGGCCGCCTCGCCGGCGACGAGTTCACGATGTTCTTCCCCGGCCTCGCCGATCTCAAGGATGCGGACCGGATCGGGCGTGGCATCCTGTTCGCGCTGTCGGAAAGCTTCGATCTCGCCGATCAGGAAGTGTCGATCGGCGCCTCGATCGGTATCGCCATCCGCCCCGAGCACGGCACGACGCTGCACGACCTGATGCGTGCCGCCGACGCCGCGATGTATCACGCCAAGGCGATGGGCCGCGGCCGCGCCGAGCATTTCACCGATCAGCTCGCCGCCGAGATCGCCGAGCGCGCCCAGCTCGAAAGCGATCTGCGCGAAGCGGTCGACAAGGATCAGTTCGCGCTGGTGTTCCAGCCGCAGGTTTCCGCCACCGACGGCCGCATCGTCGCGGCCGAGGCGCTGCTGCGCTGGCGGCACCCGGATGGCCTCAAGATGCCGGGGGCGTTCCTGCAGCGTGCCGAGGAAACCGGGCTGATCGTCGAGATCGGCGAGTGGGTATTGCAGAGCGTTGCCCGGACCATCGCCCGCTGGGGCGAGCTGGGCATCGGCCAGCGGCTCGCGGTCAACATCAGCCAGCGCCAGATCGACCATGCCAATTTCTTCCGCCGCCTGCGCGAAGCCATGCATGCCGCCAGGGCGCCGGCGGCCTTGCTCGAGCTCGAGATGACCGAGACGCTGGCGATGCACTGTTCGAGCGAAGTGATCGACGCGATCGCCGCGCTGCGCGCCGATGGCGCCACCGTCGCCATCGACGATTTCGGCACCGGCTATTCGAACCTGTCGCGGCTGCGCGAACTGCCGGTCGATCGCATTAAGCTCGACCGCAGCGTCATCGAACAGGTCGCCAACCATGCCGAAGCGCGGGCAATCGCGCAGGCGATGATCGGACTGATCCACGGGCTTGGCTGCGAAGCGGTGGCCGAGGGCATCGAGAATGAGGATCAGGCGGCGGTTCTGCGGGTGATCGGGTGCGATGTGTTGCAGGGCTATGCCGTCGCCCAGCCGATGGCGGAGGACGAATTCCTCGCCTGGGCGCGGGGCGTGGAGCCACGGCGGATCGCAGTCTGA
- a CDS encoding Smr/MutS family protein — MASVKPMAGRKIAPKALVSPAAAAPAPATKPAPRIMKAVAPVAPAPRSARSANTLDGSWDRQLSRGLVSPESAIDLHGHSLSSAYDRLDRGLEQAIAQGDRVLLLVTGKPPRPESERPHARGAIRAAVGDWLASSRHAGRIAAVRNAHPRHGGSGALYIVLRRPNLSGGGKQS, encoded by the coding sequence ATCGCCAGCGTGAAGCCGATGGCGGGGCGCAAGATCGCGCCCAAGGCGCTGGTGTCGCCGGCGGCGGCGGCTCCAGCGCCCGCCACCAAGCCGGCGCCGAGGATCATGAAGGCGGTGGCGCCCGTTGCGCCCGCGCCGCGCAGCGCGCGCTCGGCGAATACGCTCGACGGTAGCTGGGATCGCCAGCTCTCGCGGGGTCTCGTTTCGCCCGAAAGCGCGATCGATCTGCACGGGCACAGCCTGTCCTCCGCCTATGACCGGCTCGATCGCGGGCTGGAGCAGGCGATCGCGCAGGGCGACCGCGTGCTGCTGCTGGTTACCGGCAAGCCGCCGCGCCCCGAATCCGAGCGACCGCATGCCCGCGGCGCGATCCGCGCGGCGGTCGGCGACTGGCTGGCATCGTCGCGCCATGCCGGCCGGATCGCGGCCGTTCGCAACGCTCATCCGCGCCATGGCGGCAGCGGCGCATTATATATTGTGCTCAGACGACCCAATTTGAGCGGCGGCGGAAAACAATCTTAA
- a CDS encoding murein transglycosylase A, whose product MPHSVEPGAGPAPIYPSASSAPVEPQAHVTVRQPIPATPLAPITAPAAAASVTSAAKAGVIAGPPVDTLPISDSNAARALEAFKLSCNALQKRTDNSGLTRGSDWTPACDAARNVAARDARDFFSRWFETLQIADGKAQATGYYEPEIAGSRERRRGYEVPIYGRPNDLVDVDLGQFSADLKGKRIRGRVAGQSFVPYFDRKEIETGAIHDRAPIIAYAADPVEIFFLQIQGSGRLRQPDGSIIRIGFASQNGRDYTGIGALMRDRGLLKPGGASMQGIMAYLREHPEEGREIMWENKSFVFFQELKGAGPLGSMGLPVTGQASAAVDVRFVPLGGLVFLSMDRAEANGLWVAQDTGGAIKGTNRVDTFWGAGEEARAIAGGMNSRGTAWLLVPRGTLARLTATP is encoded by the coding sequence GTGCCGCATTCCGTGGAACCCGGCGCGGGACCAGCACCGATCTATCCGTCCGCTTCTTCCGCGCCTGTCGAGCCACAGGCGCACGTAACCGTCCGCCAGCCAATCCCCGCCACCCCTCTCGCTCCGATCACCGCCCCCGCCGCCGCCGCCAGCGTGACGAGCGCGGCGAAGGCGGGTGTGATCGCCGGGCCGCCGGTCGATACGCTGCCGATTTCCGACAGCAACGCCGCGCGCGCGCTTGAGGCGTTCAAACTCAGCTGTAACGCGCTGCAAAAGCGCACCGACAATAGCGGCCTGACGCGGGGCAGCGACTGGACGCCGGCATGCGATGCCGCGAGGAACGTCGCCGCGCGCGACGCGCGCGACTTTTTCTCGCGCTGGTTCGAGACGCTGCAGATCGCCGACGGCAAGGCACAGGCGACAGGCTATTATGAGCCCGAGATCGCCGGATCGCGCGAACGGCGGCGTGGGTATGAGGTGCCGATCTATGGCCGCCCGAACGATCTGGTCGATGTCGATCTTGGCCAGTTTTCGGCCGACCTGAAGGGCAAGCGCATCCGCGGCCGCGTCGCCGGACAGAGCTTCGTGCCCTATTTCGATCGCAAGGAGATCGAGACCGGCGCGATCCATGACCGCGCGCCGATCATCGCCTATGCCGCCGATCCGGTGGAGATTTTCTTCCTGCAAATCCAGGGCTCGGGCCGCCTGCGCCAGCCCGATGGCAGCATCATCCGCATCGGCTTCGCCAGCCAGAATGGCCGCGATTATACCGGCATCGGCGCGCTGATGCGCGACCGCGGGCTGCTCAAGCCCGGCGGGGCATCGATGCAGGGCATCATGGCCTATCTGCGCGAGCACCCCGAAGAGGGCCGCGAGATCATGTGGGAGAATAAGAGCTTCGTGTTCTTCCAGGAATTGAAGGGCGCGGGGCCGCTGGGATCGATGGGGCTGCCGGTGACCGGCCAGGCCAGCGCGGCGGTGGACGTGCGCTTCGTGCCGCTGGGTGGCCTCGTCTTCCTGTCGATGGACCGCGCCGAGGCCAATGGCCTGTGGGTGGCGCAGGATACCGGCGGGGCGATCAAGGGCACCAATCGCGTCGATACTTTCTGGGGTGCGGGCGAGGAAGCGCGGGCAATCGCCGGCGGGATGAACTCGCGCGGTACCGCGTGGCTGCTGGTGCCGCGGGGGACGCTCGCGCGGCTGACGGCCACGCCGTGA
- a CDS encoding Tim44/TimA family putative adaptor protein, which translates to MYYVILFAMVAAFLALRLYSVLGKRTGHEQPLPKPAEERLGIPPVPRTIDVTPEVRESGTRAIETGAESGLRAVIAADPGFDVAQFVEGSKSAYRMILEAFWKGDEETLAWLVEDDVREGFTQAIAERREAGHVLDNRLVVIERALITEASVEGKTARITVRFDADIAAVTRDADGNLIAGSMSDAVETHDSWTFARNLRSDDPNWKLVETDDA; encoded by the coding sequence ATGTACTACGTTATCCTTTTCGCGATGGTCGCGGCGTTTCTGGCGCTCCGCCTCTACTCGGTGCTCGGCAAGCGCACTGGGCATGAGCAGCCTTTGCCCAAGCCCGCCGAAGAGCGTCTTGGCATTCCGCCGGTGCCGCGCACGATCGACGTGACGCCCGAAGTCCGCGAGAGCGGCACCCGCGCGATCGAGACCGGTGCCGAGAGTGGATTGCGCGCGGTGATCGCCGCCGATCCCGGCTTCGACGTCGCCCAGTTCGTCGAGGGTTCGAAATCGGCCTACCGGATGATTCTCGAAGCCTTCTGGAAGGGCGATGAGGAAACGCTGGCCTGGCTGGTCGAGGATGATGTTCGCGAAGGCTTCACCCAGGCGATCGCCGAGCGCCGTGAAGCGGGCCATGTGTTGGACAATCGCCTGGTCGTGATCGAGCGCGCCCTGATCACCGAGGCCAGCGTCGAGGGCAAGACCGCACGGATCACCGTGCGCTTCGATGCGGATATCGCCGCGGTGACCCGCGATGCCGATGGCAACCTCATCGCCGGGTCGATGAGCGACGCTGTCGAGACCCACGATAGCTGGACCTTCGCGCGCAACCTGCGCAGCGACGATCCCAACTGGAAGCTCGTCGAAACCGACGACGCCTGA
- the secB gene encoding protein-export chaperone SecB, with amino-acid sequence MAETDNLPEFGEPAQNGEDTAPAAGILSQYVKDFSFENPNAPAIYQNNVQPAIDVQFNIGSGKVADEVYEVVLKIEVRAQAESQTAFIVDLSYAGLFGLRNIPEDQLDPFLLGEAPRILFPFARRVLADAVRDGGFPPLLLEPIDFGGIYMAQRAQADEQLAQPAGEA; translated from the coding sequence ATGGCCGAGACCGACAACCTGCCCGAATTCGGCGAGCCCGCGCAGAACGGCGAAGACACTGCGCCCGCCGCAGGCATTCTTTCGCAATATGTGAAGGACTTCTCGTTCGAGAATCCGAACGCCCCGGCGATCTATCAGAACAATGTGCAGCCGGCGATCGACGTGCAGTTCAACATCGGTTCGGGCAAGGTCGCGGACGAAGTCTATGAGGTCGTCCTCAAGATCGAAGTGCGCGCGCAGGCCGAGAGCCAGACCGCCTTCATCGTCGATCTCTCCTATGCCGGCCTGTTCGGCCTTCGCAACATTCCCGAGGACCAGCTCGATCCGTTCCTGCTCGGCGAGGCGCCGCGCATCCTGTTCCCGTTCGCGCGCCGCGTTCTGGCCGATGCCGTCCGCGACGGCGGCTTCCCGCCGCTGCTGCTGGAGCCGATCGATTTCGGCGGCATCTATATGGCGCAGCGCGCGCAGGCCGACGAGCAGCTGGCCCAGCCGGCCGGCGAAGCCTGA
- the murJ gene encoding murein biosynthesis integral membrane protein MurJ, producing the protein MKLARTLGSVGGLTLASRVLALVRDSLQARYVGANFASDAFLVAFRLPNMFRAFFAEGAFSSAFIPMFNRKLAEANGERAPAFDFAERTLAVLFAFLAAMTVAMLVAAWPMTALLSGGFHKQNPSHDQFAFAVELSRITIPYLMLICLASLLGGILNSIDKFWVNAAAPILLNIAMVTALFAFHGTPEETARAQALAVPAGGLLQLAWLWFACRAAGVSLRPRLPRLDPEVRRLMKLILPAAVGAGAVQLNLVISTALSGFLLDEGSISFIYYADRLNQLPLGMIGIGLGTILLPTVSRLLGAGKDAEAMETQNRGMELALFLTLPAMVALIVAAEPIVRGLFQYGHFTADDTVKCAWALAGFSIGLPSYVLAKVLTPGFYARQDMRTPVRFATIAVAVNIAANLALIPLIGHVGPPLATALSSTVNVWLLYRTLAKRGHFVPDTQLKRRLPRLVIAAVLMGVALFACDRLLDPWLGGLIWQRYLALAVLVGTGCAIYGVACFVTRAFRVADLKALVRRRAAR; encoded by the coding sequence GTGAAGCTCGCCCGCACGCTTGGCTCGGTGGGCGGGCTCACCCTCGCCAGCCGCGTGCTGGCGCTCGTCCGCGATTCGCTCCAGGCGCGCTATGTCGGCGCCAATTTCGCGTCGGACGCGTTCCTCGTCGCCTTCCGGCTGCCCAACATGTTCCGCGCCTTCTTTGCGGAGGGCGCGTTCTCATCGGCGTTCATTCCGATGTTCAACCGCAAGCTGGCCGAAGCGAATGGCGAGCGCGCGCCCGCGTTCGATTTCGCCGAGCGCACGCTGGCGGTGCTGTTCGCCTTCCTGGCGGCGATGACGGTGGCGATGCTGGTTGCCGCCTGGCCGATGACCGCATTGCTGTCCGGCGGCTTTCACAAGCAGAACCCCAGCCACGATCAGTTCGCCTTTGCCGTCGAATTGAGCAGGATCACCATCCCTTATCTGATGCTGATCTGTCTTGCCTCGCTGCTGGGCGGCATCCTCAATTCGATCGACAAATTCTGGGTCAACGCCGCCGCGCCGATCCTGCTCAACATCGCGATGGTGACGGCGCTGTTCGCGTTCCACGGCACGCCGGAGGAGACCGCGCGCGCCCAGGCACTCGCGGTGCCCGCTGGCGGCCTGCTCCAACTCGCATGGCTGTGGTTCGCCTGCCGCGCCGCCGGAGTCTCGCTGCGCCCGCGCCTGCCACGGCTCGATCCCGAAGTCAGACGGCTGATGAAGCTGATCCTTCCCGCCGCGGTCGGCGCCGGCGCGGTGCAGCTCAATCTCGTCATCTCGACCGCGCTATCGGGCTTCCTGCTCGATGAAGGTTCGATCTCGTTCATTTATTATGCCGATCGGCTGAACCAGTTGCCCCTCGGGATGATCGGCATCGGCCTTGGCACGATCCTGCTCCCCACCGTCTCGCGCCTGCTCGGCGCCGGCAAGGACGCCGAGGCGATGGAGACCCAGAATCGCGGCATGGAGCTGGCGCTGTTCCTGACCCTGCCGGCGATGGTCGCGCTGATCGTCGCGGCGGAACCGATCGTGCGGGGGCTGTTCCAATATGGCCATTTCACCGCCGACGACACCGTCAAATGCGCCTGGGCGCTCGCCGGCTTCTCGATCGGCCTGCCCTCTTATGTTCTCGCCAAGGTTCTCACCCCGGGCTTTTACGCCCGCCAGGACATGCGTACCCCGGTGCGTTTCGCGACCATCGCGGTGGCGGTGAACATCGCCGCCAATCTCGCGCTCATCCCGCTGATCGGCCATGTCGGCCCGCCGCTGGCAACGGCATTGTCGTCCACCGTCAATGTCTGGCTGCTCTATCGCACGCTGGCGAAACGCGGTCATTTCGTGCCCGACACACAGCTCAAGCGCCGCCTGCCGCGCCTCGTCATCGCGGCGGTGCTGATGGGCGTGGCGCTCTTCGCCTGCGACCGTCTGCTCGATCCGTGGCTTGGCGGATTGATCTGGCAGCGGTACCTCGCTTTGGCCGTGCTGGTCGGCACCGGCTGCGCGATCTACGGCGTCGCCTGTTTCGTCACCCGCGCTTTTCGCGTTGCGGACCTCAAAGCGCTGGTTCGCCGCCGCGCGGCGCGCTAG